In Rhizobium sp. 11515TR, the DNA window GAGATTGGGGCACTCGTCGGCAAGCCGCGCGATGCTGTCGGCGCTGAGCACCGCATTGTCACGATTGTAGACGATGACGCCGATTCCGACGGATTGGCATACAGCCTTGACATGAGCGATCAGGCCGGCCTGTTCGGCGAACATGAGATAAGGCGGCAGGAGCAGCAGACCGTCCGCCCCCGCCTTCTCGGCTGCCCTGGCGATCTCGATGGCAAGCGACGTGCCATAGCCTGTTCCCGAGATGATCGGCGTATTGCCCGCCGATGCCTTTGCGGCGCGAACGACCTGCGGGATCTCAGCGGGATTGAGGGAGAAGAACTCGCCGGTTCCGCCGGCTGCAAAAAGAGCGGCGGCATCATAGCCTGCCAGCCATTCGACATGGCGGCGGTACTTCGCCTCGTCGAATTTCAAGTCGCTGTCGAAATGCGTGACGGGAAAGGACAGCAGGCCGTTGCCAACCGCCTTTTTCAGTTCAATCGGGTTCATATGGGAATCCTGTTATCGATTGGTATGGGCGATTGGGTCTCAGGCGCCTTCGAGCGACTGGACGAGGGCGGCGATGTAGCCGTAGCAGAAGGCGAAGGCGACGCCGGTCGGGTCCCGGCCGCTGATGGTCGGCACATGATCGGGCATCAGCATGTATTGATAGCCGACTTCCTTGTAGACCTTCGCGGAGCGGACCATGTCCATGTCGCCCTCATCCGGGAAGGTCTCCATGAAGGAGAGCTTGCCACCGCGAATGTTGCGGAAATGGACGTTGAAAAGCTTGCCGCGCGTGCCGAACCAGCGGATGATGTCGTCGATCTCCTCGCGTGGATTGTCGAGCATCTCGCCAACCGATCCCTGGCAGAAATTCAGTCCGTGATAAGGGCTTTCGCGCATCCGAACGAACTTCTTCAAGCCTTCGACGGAGCCGAGCACGCGCGTGACACCACGAT includes these proteins:
- the kdgD gene encoding 5-dehydro-4-deoxyglucarate dehydratase: MNPIELKKAVGNGLLSFPVTHFDSDLKFDEAKYRRHVEWLAGYDAAALFAAGGTGEFFSLNPAEIPQVVRAAKASAGNTPIISGTGYGTSLAIEIARAAEKAGADGLLLLPPYLMFAEQAGLIAHVKAVCQSVGIGVIVYNRDNAVLSADSIARLADECPNLIGYKDGVGDVDKVIEITTTLKDRLVYVGGMPTHEVYAQAYFAAGVTTYSSAVFNFIPALAQRFYSALRSGDQATVDEILTDFFFPFVALRNRKKGYAVSIIKAGLHVLGKDPGPVRPPLTDLTPEELAALAKIIDTAKAA